In Fusobacterium hwasookii, a single window of DNA contains:
- a CDS encoding M18 family aminopeptidase: protein MEKLKLAKHLINFIDESPSNYFACINTKNILNEKGFTELFETEEWKLKKGGKYFVTINDSGIIAFTIGSEKISKSGYKIAASHTDSPGFLIKPNPEINRKGFNILNTEVYGGPILSTWFDRPLSFSGRVFVESDNAFKPKKYFIKYDKDLFIIPSLCIHQNRSVNDGMAINAQKDTLPLITITDEKEKFSLKKLLAKELKVKEDKILSYDLNLYSREKGCLLGANEEFISVGRLDNLAALHAGLMSLVDNKDKKNTCIVVGYDNEEIGSNSIQGADSPTLKNILERISNAMKLSFEEHQQALANSFVISNDAAHSIHPNYLEKADPTNEPKINCGPVIKMAANKSYITDGYSKSVIEKIAKDSKIPIQTFVNRSDVRGGSTIGPIQQSQIRILGIDIGSPLLSMHSVRELGGVDDHYNLYKLIGEFFKI from the coding sequence ATGGAAAAATTAAAATTGGCTAAACATTTAATAAATTTTATTGATGAAAGCCCATCTAATTATTTTGCTTGTATAAATACTAAAAATATCTTAAATGAAAAAGGTTTTACTGAACTTTTTGAAACAGAGGAATGGAAATTAAAAAAAGGTGGAAAATATTTTGTAACCATAAATGATAGTGGAATTATAGCTTTTACAATAGGGAGTGAAAAAATTTCTAAGTCAGGTTATAAAATAGCTGCTTCACATACTGATAGTCCAGGTTTTTTAATAAAACCTAACCCTGAAATAAATAGAAAAGGTTTTAATATTTTAAATACAGAAGTTTATGGAGGACCAATTTTAAGTACTTGGTTTGATAGACCTTTATCATTTAGTGGTAGAGTTTTTGTTGAAAGTGATAATGCCTTTAAACCTAAAAAATATTTTATAAAATATGATAAAGATTTATTTATAATTCCATCACTTTGTATACATCAAAATAGAAGTGTAAATGATGGAATGGCAATTAATGCACAAAAAGATACATTACCTTTAATAACTATTACAGATGAAAAAGAAAAATTTTCTTTAAAAAAATTGTTAGCTAAAGAATTAAAAGTAAAAGAAGATAAAATTTTAAGTTATGATTTGAATCTATATTCAAGAGAAAAAGGATGTTTATTAGGAGCTAATGAAGAATTTATATCAGTTGGAAGATTAGATAATCTTGCAGCACTTCATGCAGGTTTAATGTCATTAGTAGATAATAAAGATAAAAAGAATACTTGTATTGTTGTTGGTTATGATAATGAAGAAATAGGTTCTAACTCAATTCAAGGTGCAGACAGTCCAACTTTAAAAAATATATTAGAAAGAATATCAAATGCAATGAAGTTAAGTTTTGAAGAACATCAACAAGCTTTAGCTAATTCTTTTGTTATTTCAAATGATGCTGCACATTCTATACATCCTAATTATTTAGAAAAAGCTGACCCAACTAATGAGCCAAAAATTAATTGTGGTCCTGTTATAAAAATGGCTGCTAATAAATCATATATAACTGATGGTTATTCAAAATCTGTTATAGAAAAAATAGCAAAAGATTCTAAAATTCCTATTCAAACATTTGTAAATCGTTCTGATGTCCGTGGTGGTTCAACAATAGGACCTATACAACAATCACAAATAAGAATTTTAGGAATAGATATTGGAAGTCCTTTACTTTCTATGCACTCTGTTAGAGAACTAGGTGGAGTTGATGACCATTATAATTTATATAAATTAATTGGAGAGTTTTTTAAAATTTAA
- the asnA gene encoding aspartate--ammonia ligase yields the protein MAYISSLDILETEIAIKKVKDFFESHLSKELDLLRVSAPLFVIPESGLNDNLNGTERPVSFDTKSGERVEIVHSLAKWKRMALYRYNIENHKGIYTDMNAIRRDEDTDFIHSYYVDQWDWEKIISKEDRNEEYLKEVVKKIYSVFKATEEYITTEYPKLTKKLPEEITFITAQELENKYPNLTPKNREHAAAKEYGAIFLMKIGGKLSSGEKHDGRAPDYDDWDLNGDIIFNYPLLGIGLELSSMGIRVDENSLEEQLKIANCEDRRSLPYHQMILNKVLPYTIGGGIGQSRICMFFLDKLHIGEVQASIWSQEVHEICRQMNIKLL from the coding sequence ATGGCTTACATTTCAAGTTTAGACATTTTAGAAACAGAAATTGCAATAAAAAAAGTTAAAGATTTTTTTGAAAGTCATTTATCAAAAGAGTTAGATTTATTAAGAGTTTCAGCACCATTATTTGTTATACCAGAATCTGGTTTAAATGATAATTTGAATGGGACAGAAAGACCAGTATCTTTTGATACTAAAAGTGGAGAAAGAGTTGAAATAGTTCATTCTCTTGCAAAATGGAAAAGAATGGCATTATATAGATATAATATTGAAAATCATAAAGGTATTTATACAGATATGAATGCTATTAGAAGAGATGAAGATACAGATTTTATTCATTCTTATTATGTAGACCAATGGGATTGGGAAAAAATAATTTCTAAAGAAGATAGAAATGAAGAATATTTAAAAGAAGTAGTTAAAAAAATTTATTCTGTATTTAAGGCAACAGAAGAATATATAACTACTGAATATCCAAAACTTACTAAAAAGTTACCAGAAGAAATAACTTTTATAACTGCACAAGAACTTGAAAATAAATATCCTAATTTAACTCCAAAAAATAGAGAGCATGCTGCAGCAAAAGAATATGGAGCTATATTTTTAATGAAAATAGGTGGAAAACTATCTTCTGGTGAAAAACATGATGGTAGAGCACCTGACTATGATGATTGGGATTTAAATGGTGATATAATATTTAATTATCCTCTTTTAGGAATAGGACTTGAATTATCTTCTATGGGAATAAGAGTTGATGAAAATTCATTAGAGGAACAATTAAAAATTGCTAATTGTGAAGACAGAAGATCTTTACCATACCATCAAATGATATTAAATAAAGTTCTACCTTATACAATAGGTGGAGGAATAGGTCAATCTCGTATATGTATGTTTTTCTTAGATAAATTACATATCGGAGAAGTACAAGCATCTATATGGTCACAAGAAGTTCATGAAATTTGTAGACAAATGAATATTAAATTATTATAA